Genomic segment of Syntrophorhabdaceae bacterium:
ATGTCCGTTTTTCCAACCATTGCGATATCGGCCTCAAGGTTCTCGATGACGGCCGTATCGTAGTCATCTCGACCATCGACAACCTCGTCAAAGGGGCCTCCGGCCAGGCTCTCCAGAACATGAACGTGGCCCTGGACCTCGACGAGAAGGCCGGACTCTCAGCGATACCGCAATACCCATAATTCTTTTGCGTTCCCGCGTAAAGGAACCGTAAACCGTTTTCTACTCCTCCATCCTCTGTATGTCCTTTATGTGCAGATGTTCCTTGATGATGAAGATGAATCCCATGATGTTGTAGGGGATGTACCATGAGGCGTGGAAGAAGAGGGACACCGCGAAGGATTGGGCTCTGGGAACCCCGAAGATGGCGAGGAGGTAGACAAGAAGGAATTGGTAGACGCCGATGTAGCCCGGGGAAGAGGGGACGGCAAGGCCGAAGTTGAGAAGAGCACAAACAAAGGGAACATAGGCAAAGGGCAGGGAGACTCCAAGGGTCTTCAGGGAGAAGTAAAGGGCGGTGCTCATGGACAGCCAGTTGGCTATGGAAAGCACGATGAAAAGCGCAATGTGCCCCGGCCTGCTTATGCGGCGAAGGTTTTCCTGGATCTCGAGCACCCTCGTCGCGAGCCTTGCGAGAAAGGGACGTTTGAACCCTTCGAGGAACCGGGCCATCTTCAAGGCGGTTCCTTCGCGGCTCACGGCGAAGAGCACGATCACGCAGACCACGAAGATGGCCACGAGAGCATAGAGTGCCTTGGATACCGAGACGGGAAGGGCCTGACCTGGGAAGAAAAGAAATGTGATGGAGAGAAGGCCCAGAAGGTCGAAGACCCTGTCGATGAACACTGTCGATACGGCGTAGGTAAAAGGGATGCCCCTTCGCTTCGAGATGGCATAGCCCCGCGCCACCTCGCCGATTCGGGCGGGCATGACGTTATTGATGAAGAGCCCGATGACAAGTGCGATAAAGGCATCGCGGAGCCTGACCTTGCTGCCCATTATCAAGGACCACCTGAAGGAGCACAGCGTCAGGCAGACGAAGATAAAGCAGACAGGAAGCAAGGCGTATGTGAGGTCGGCCCTGGCGATGGACTCGGCAAGCTGGCGGTATTCTATTCCCCGAAGGGAGAAATAGAGAAGTACGATGCTGATGACGAATCCTGCCGCTGTTATTAGCCTGTGTTTTTTCATTTCTTATAGTTTGTCACGTATATGCCGGCGCATACCATGAAAAGACCAGCTGCGAGCCCCATGGTGAACTCCTCGCCGTGAAAAAGGACTCCGAAAGCCACGCCGAAGATCGGTGTGAGAAAGGTGAACACCGAGAGCTTCGCTACGGGATAATCGTGGATGAGCTTGAACCAGAACAGGTATGAAGCAAAGGCAATGACAACTGCCTGGAAAATGAGCGACGAGATCGCCATTGCCCCGGGGTTATTGACCCACTCGGGTTCGATGAAATACGCGCACAGGAAGAGAACGGGAATGGAGAAGACAAGCTGATACAGGAACGTATTTATGGGATGCATCTTTTCCGCGAGATATTTCTTTATGTAGAGAGTCGTGGCACCCCAGAAGAAGGCCGCGAGGATCTCCAGCATGTCGCCTGCGAACATCAGCTTGTTATAGCCCGACGGCTTGCCGTAGAAGACGCTGACCAGCCCCGCGAAGGCGAGGAGAAGGCCCGTCCACTTGAGGGGGCTTAACCGCTCCCCCAGGAACAGATGAGCTCCGGCGGCAACCACGAAAGGCGAAAGGTAGATGAGGATGACGGCCCTTGCCGAGCCCGTGAACAGCAAACCAAGGTAAAGGCAGGCGAACTCAAGTCCGAAGAGAATCCCCACGACAATCCCGTGCACGAGGAGTGTTCCGCGATGATAGAGGTGCTGTTTGATGGCGAGGCAGTAGGCGATCCCCAGAGCCGAAGCTATCACGGAGCGAAGGAAAGATGTAAAAACGGGCGAGAACCCCGTGTTGGAGATCTTGATCGCCGAGTAATTGATTCCCCACAGAAGGGCAAGGATCAGGACGGTGATGAATCCCCGAGTGTCGATATGGTCAGTTTTCATTGAAATATGACCCATATTTTATAGACATAGATAGTTCATGTCAAGGAAATTAAGCCCCTTAGAGATATCCGGGCACACGATCCATCGTTTCCGGGTTTTCCCTTGACAATGCCTTGATATTTTTGTTTCTATTTAGCAGCAAAACCAAGAAAAACGGAGCTTTCCATGAAGAGAACTGCCATCATCGGGACGGGTTCGTACGTTCCCGAGCACATCATGACGAATTTCGATATTGAAAAATTTCTCGAGACGACAGACGAATGGATCTATACGCGGACAGGGATCAAATCCCGAAGAATAGCCGATAAGGACCAGGCGACGTCCGACCTTTGCAAGGTGGCCTGTGAGAGGGCAATGGAGGTCGCCGGTGTCAAGGCGTCCGACATTGATCTTATCATTCTCGCCACGATCACGCCGGACACCCATTGTCCTGCGGGATCGAACTGGCTCGAGGCCAAGCTGGGCTGCACCAATGCCGTTTCTTTCGACGTGACGGCGGCCTGCTCCGGTTTTCTCTTTGCCCTTCACGTGGCGGACAAGTTAATAAAGTCCGGGGCGAACAAGAAGGTTCTCGTGGTTGCGGGCGAGATAATGAGCAGGGTGGTCAACTGGAAGGAGCGGGAGAGCTGTATCCTCTGGGGTGACGGCGCAGGCGCGGTGGTGGTGACGGAATCAGAAACGGGGGCGCAGATCCTCTCGACCCACATCCATACGGACGGAGCCGCCGGCGACACGCTCCTCATGCCCGGCGGGGGATCGAAGACGACGCCCATCTCCCATGAAAGCGTCGACAAAGGTCTTCATTTCCTCAAGATGATCGAGGCGAACAAGTCCTTCAAGGTGGCCGTCACGCGATTCGCCGAGGCGAGCGAGGAAGCGGCGGCATTCAGCGGCTACACCGTCCATGACGCAGACATTATCATTCCCCACCAGGCGAACCTGAGGATACTCCAGGGCATGGCAAAGAAGCTCGGTGTCCCCAAGGAAAAGGTCTACATGACTATAGAGAAATACGGCAACATCTCCTCGGCGACGGTGCCCATCGCGCTCGACGAAGCAGTGCGCGACGGCACAATAAAGAAGGATTCCCTCGTCCTCCTCACCGCCTTCGGCGGCGGACTCACATGGGGAAGCAGCCTTATCCGGTGGTAACGGTTTACATTTGATTCAAAAATATTTAGAATAATCAATCCCGGAGGGATGGCTGAGCGGCCGAAAGCGGCGGTCTTGAAAACCGTTGGGCGTGCAAGCGCCCCGTGGGTTCGAATCCTACTCCCTCCGCCAAACCTTACGCCCCGATGGGGCGGTTCGAGCAAAAGACGGTTTCAAGTTTCAGGTTTCAGACAAGACCAGAACCTTACCCTTACATTCGTACGCCCTGCAGGGGGCCTTCCGTTTGCTCGTGAGCTTTCGTGTCTGCGCTTGGGTCATCAGTCTCTTCTAACCCGGAATTCTTTTCTTCTC
This window contains:
- a CDS encoding ketoacyl-ACP synthase III yields the protein MKRTAIIGTGSYVPEHIMTNFDIEKFLETTDEWIYTRTGIKSRRIADKDQATSDLCKVACERAMEVAGVKASDIDLIILATITPDTHCPAGSNWLEAKLGCTNAVSFDVTAACSGFLFALHVADKLIKSGANKKVLVVAGEIMSRVVNWKERESCILWGDGAGAVVVTESETGAQILSTHIHTDGAAGDTLLMPGGGSKTTPISHESVDKGLHFLKMIEANKSFKVAVTRFAEASEEAAAFSGYTVHDADIIIPHQANLRILQGMAKKLGVPKEKVYMTIEKYGNISSATVPIALDEAVRDGTIKKDSLVLLTAFGGGLTWGSSLIRW
- a CDS encoding DMT family transporter encodes the protein MKTDHIDTRGFITVLILALLWGINYSAIKISNTGFSPVFTSFLRSVIASALGIAYCLAIKQHLYHRGTLLVHGIVVGILFGLEFACLYLGLLFTGSARAVILIYLSPFVVAAGAHLFLGERLSPLKWTGLLLAFAGLVSVFYGKPSGYNKLMFAGDMLEILAAFFWGATTLYIKKYLAEKMHPINTFLYQLVFSIPVLFLCAYFIEPEWVNNPGAMAISSLIFQAVVIAFASYLFWFKLIHDYPVAKLSVFTFLTPIFGVAFGVLFHGEEFTMGLAAGLFMVCAGIYVTNYKK
- a CDS encoding lysylphosphatidylglycerol synthase transmembrane domain-containing protein — encoded protein: MKKHRLITAAGFVISIVLLYFSLRGIEYRQLAESIARADLTYALLPVCFIFVCLTLCSFRWSLIMGSKVRLRDAFIALVIGLFINNVMPARIGEVARGYAISKRRGIPFTYAVSTVFIDRVFDLLGLLSITFLFFPGQALPVSVSKALYALVAIFVVCVIVLFAVSREGTALKMARFLEGFKRPFLARLATRVLEIQENLRRISRPGHIALFIVLSIANWLSMSTALYFSLKTLGVSLPFAYVPFVCALLNFGLAVPSSPGYIGVYQFLLVYLLAIFGVPRAQSFAVSLFFHASWYIPYNIMGFIFIIKEHLHIKDIQRMEE